One Leptospira bourretii DNA segment encodes these proteins:
- a CDS encoding ATP-binding protein, which produces MNTLSEKHLLTIIKKSGIGILILDQNLNIVLVNSWFLKNSGLKEVDLENSPFLKIFPELKNTRTYKSIELCLEYSQYSILTHTLNPFPFPLYDNEKKRESEERIYQYLHIIPISIENETDHFCMIQISDVSQQVVREKLLREQMNLANLREIEAQKASQAKTDFLASMSHEIRTPLNAILGMTDTLNETELTEEQQEYLTVLRNSGKALFNIINDILDLSRIESGKLEMEHIHFSIRDLMSETISLFYMKAKAKGIEISFHVEEEISESIAGDSTRLQQVLINLLGNAMKFTEKGKITVECLLSENKKNLKISVEDTGIGIPTEKLTSIFESFTQVDSSTTRKYGGTGLGLTITKKLIQLMGGDIYVISKVSVGSKFIFEIPYEGFIKRISGIHQHWLNLELPEPENFPVCKILLAEDSEENVFIIKTFFRKYPIEIITAYNGKVALEKFKSEKFDIVLMDMQMPEMDGLEATREIRKIELANQVRASDSVPIIAISANVQKDDISKSFLAGITSYLSKPVRKQEILKLMYFYLVM; this is translated from the coding sequence AGAAAATTCTCCTTTTTTAAAAATTTTTCCTGAACTCAAAAATACACGAACATATAAATCTATTGAACTTTGTTTGGAATATTCTCAATACTCCATTTTAACGCATACTTTAAATCCATTTCCGTTTCCTCTTTATGATAATGAAAAAAAAAGAGAATCTGAAGAACGTATTTATCAGTATTTACATATCATTCCTATTTCTATTGAAAATGAGACGGATCATTTTTGTATGATCCAAATTTCAGATGTTTCTCAACAAGTAGTCCGTGAAAAACTTTTACGAGAACAAATGAATTTGGCAAACCTAAGGGAAATCGAAGCACAAAAAGCATCACAAGCAAAAACAGATTTTTTAGCTTCAATGAGCCATGAAATTCGAACCCCACTCAATGCAATCCTAGGTATGACTGATACCTTAAACGAAACAGAGTTAACAGAAGAGCAACAAGAATATCTAACAGTACTTCGAAACTCAGGAAAGGCTCTCTTTAATATTATCAATGACATTTTAGATTTATCACGAATTGAATCAGGAAAATTGGAAATGGAACATATCCATTTTTCGATACGTGATCTAATGAGTGAAACAATCTCTTTATTCTATATGAAAGCAAAAGCAAAGGGTATCGAAATATCATTTCATGTAGAAGAAGAAATTTCCGAGAGTATTGCAGGAGATTCCACCCGATTACAACAAGTGCTAATCAATTTACTAGGCAATGCAATGAAATTTACGGAAAAGGGAAAAATTACCGTAGAGTGTCTGTTAAGCGAAAATAAAAAGAATCTAAAAATTTCTGTAGAAGACACTGGGATTGGCATTCCGACTGAAAAATTGACATCCATTTTCGAAAGTTTCACTCAAGTGGACAGTTCAACAACAAGGAAATATGGGGGAACCGGGCTTGGTTTAACAATAACCAAAAAGTTAATTCAGCTCATGGGTGGGGATATTTATGTTATCAGTAAAGTGTCTGTAGGATCAAAATTTATTTTCGAAATTCCGTATGAAGGTTTTATCAAACGTATTTCAGGAATCCACCAACATTGGCTCAATTTAGAACTCCCTGAACCAGAAAACTTTCCTGTGTGTAAAATTCTTTTAGCAGAAGACTCCGAAGAAAACGTTTTTATCATCAAAACTTTTTTTCGCAAATATCCGATCGAAATTATTACCGCATACAATGGGAAGGTGGCATTAGAAAAATTCAAATCGGAAAAGTTTGATATTGTTTTGATGGATATGCAAATGCCAGAAATGGATGGATTGGAAGCTACTAGAGAAATTAGAAAAATCGAACTCGCCAATCAAGTTAGAGCAAGTGATTCCGTACCAATTATTGCAATTTCTGCAAACGTTCAAAAGGATGATATAAGCAAAAGTTTTTTAGCAGGAATCACTTCCTACTTATCCAAACCTGTAAGAAAACAAGAGATATTGAAACTAATGTATTTTTACCTCGTTATGTAA